The proteins below come from a single Chitinophaga pinensis DSM 2588 genomic window:
- a CDS encoding alpha/beta hydrolase: MKYVLGVMLLLLGFTGTKAAQVDTIAIYSKAMHKSLKCVVVTPDSYKDKQEHYPVVYILHGYSGNYADYVKKIPGLAAVADTYQLIMVFPDGGFSSWYLDSPLDSGVRFETYVGKEIPSFIDQHYRTKTDRQHRAITGLSMGGHGALYLAIRHQETFGAAGSMSGGVDFRPFPNNWDIAKRLGTLKDNAANWDKNVVVNQLPDLKNDSLSLIIDCGVKDFFIDVNRQLHQRLLEQGISHDYIERQGEHNWEYWSNSIMYQLLFFHRYFK, encoded by the coding sequence ATGAAGTATGTATTAGGGGTTATGTTGTTATTGCTTGGCTTTACGGGCACAAAAGCGGCCCAGGTAGATACAATAGCGATCTATAGCAAGGCAATGCACAAAAGTCTGAAATGTGTGGTGGTCACACCTGATAGCTATAAAGACAAACAGGAGCATTATCCGGTTGTATATATCCTTCACGGGTACAGTGGTAATTATGCAGACTATGTCAAAAAGATCCCGGGTCTTGCCGCTGTTGCTGACACGTATCAGCTGATAATGGTCTTCCCGGACGGCGGCTTCAGTAGCTGGTACCTGGATAGTCCGCTGGATAGCGGTGTACGTTTTGAAACATATGTAGGTAAAGAGATTCCTTCCTTTATCGATCAGCATTATCGTACGAAAACTGACCGCCAGCACCGCGCCATTACAGGACTGAGTATGGGAGGGCATGGTGCATTGTACCTCGCTATCCGTCACCAGGAGACTTTTGGTGCGGCAGGTAGTATGAGCGGTGGGGTAGATTTTCGTCCTTTCCCTAATAACTGGGATATTGCAAAAAGGCTGGGGACTTTGAAAGATAATGCGGCTAACTGGGATAAAAACGTAGTAGTCAATCAGCTCCCTGATCTGAAGAATGATTCATTGTCACTGATCATCGATTGTGGTGTAAAAGACTTTTTTATAGATGTGAATCGTCAGCTGCATCAGCGTCTGCTGGAACAAGGTATATCACATGATTATATCGAAAGACAAGGAGAGCATAACTGGGAATACTGGAGCAATTCGATTATGTACCAGTTGTTATTTTTTCACCGGTATTTCAAATAA
- a CDS encoding SusD/RagB family nutrient-binding outer membrane lipoprotein: MKSLHKLLLVLGLPALLLTTACTKDFEDINTDKNKSGEESGVPEYNFSRAVLEFTGNSDYSYDTWRVNIIYCSMMMQQLSNATWYAGDKYIQNDGWASAYFERAYPDQVKYITDVVRVTKDNPFQANLYNIARITKVLIFHRLTDIYGDIPYSEAGKGYSDRIFDPKYDAQQDIYLDMLKELDEAAKALDATKQIPGQGDLIYNKGGAQNATQVVANWKKLAYSLMLRLSMRLTKRDEALAKSWAEKAYAGGLISANAENAYILHDATGGRTTVNRVSNILSGEWNAINTPGEASISKTFMDFLKNNSDPRLQYIAVVPASNSEVPADQLGMPNGYDTNGSSSPTDITKAPGYPGDLKKYSVLNKNVLLKLNGPSFLVTYAQTELLLAEAAKRGWNVGASAATHYNNGVKAAMEQLAQYSATATISSEAIQTYLTAHPYVDADGYNQINTQYWAACLLDWYESWSNWRRSGYPQLTQINYVGNATGGKIPRRMLYPSTELASNPTNYQEAITRQGTNALTTPVWWDKQ, encoded by the coding sequence ATGAAATCTCTGCATAAATTATTACTTGTACTCGGTCTGCCAGCTTTACTACTGACGACGGCCTGTACGAAGGACTTTGAAGATATCAATACTGACAAGAACAAATCCGGCGAAGAAAGCGGTGTACCTGAATACAACTTCTCCCGCGCTGTGCTGGAATTCACGGGTAACAGCGACTATAGTTATGACACCTGGCGTGTAAACATCATCTATTGTTCGATGATGATGCAGCAACTGTCTAACGCTACCTGGTATGCCGGCGACAAATACATACAGAATGACGGATGGGCCAGTGCATACTTTGAACGCGCTTATCCTGATCAGGTGAAATATATCACAGATGTGGTAAGGGTAACAAAAGACAATCCTTTCCAGGCGAATCTGTACAACATCGCGCGTATTACAAAAGTGCTGATCTTCCATCGCCTGACCGATATCTACGGAGATATTCCTTACTCCGAAGCAGGCAAAGGTTACAGCGACCGTATCTTCGATCCAAAATATGATGCACAGCAGGACATCTACCTGGACATGCTGAAAGAACTGGACGAAGCAGCTAAGGCGCTGGATGCAACCAAACAGATACCAGGTCAGGGTGACCTGATCTACAACAAAGGCGGGGCCCAGAACGCCACACAGGTTGTAGCAAACTGGAAGAAACTGGCTTATTCCCTGATGCTCCGTTTATCTATGCGTCTTACCAAAAGAGACGAAGCACTGGCAAAAAGCTGGGCAGAAAAAGCGTATGCAGGCGGTTTGATTTCTGCCAACGCAGAGAATGCCTACATCCTGCACGATGCAACCGGCGGCAGAACAACTGTCAACAGGGTGAGCAACATCCTCTCCGGAGAATGGAATGCGATCAATACACCGGGCGAAGCAAGTATCAGCAAAACATTCATGGATTTCCTGAAAAATAACAGCGATCCACGTCTGCAATATATTGCGGTAGTACCTGCCAGCAACAGTGAAGTACCGGCTGACCAGCTGGGTATGCCGAACGGTTATGACACCAATGGTTCCAGCAGCCCTACCGATATCACTAAAGCGCCTGGTTATCCGGGTGACCTGAAGAAATATTCAGTGCTGAATAAAAATGTATTACTGAAACTGAACGGTCCATCCTTCCTGGTTACTTACGCTCAGACAGAACTCTTACTGGCTGAAGCTGCCAAAAGAGGCTGGAATGTTGGCGCCAGCGCAGCTACCCATTACAACAATGGTGTAAAAGCAGCCATGGAGCAACTGGCACAATACAGTGCTACCGCTACTATCAGCAGTGAAGCTATTCAAACTTATCTGACAGCGCACCCATATGTTGACGCTGACGGTTACAATCAGATCAATACACAATATTGGGCAGCTTGTTTGCTCGACTGGTATGAATCATGGTCCAACTGGCGCAGAAGCGGTTATCCGCAGCTGACACAGATCAACTATGTTGGTAATGCCACCGGTGGAAAGATACCACGCAGAATGCTGTATCCTTCTACAGAGTTAGCCTCTAACCCTACTAATTACCAGGAAGCCATTACAAGACAAGGCACAAATGCTTTGACCACCCCGGTATGGTGGGATAAGCAATAA
- a CDS encoding SPFH domain-containing protein, which produces MEKIVKPVSGYLAIVLGIIAFLAAVYLFLVGTQTGTGIFTLLGIVFFIAFVFTVKGIIIVNPNHSRVLTFFGKYIGTVKENGLMWVNPFYKTAHLSLRAHNHNGQQLKVNDKMGNPIEIAAVTVWRVTDTYKSSFEVDNYLQYVNVQSEAAVRHLAVSYSYDRMEDTDVDTDITLRDGGDKVNEMLEKELNERLSPAGITVLEARISHLAYAPEIAGAMLQRQQATAIVAARTKIVEGAVGMVELALDRLSQKEIVVLDEERKAAMVSNLLVVLCGESKVAPVVNTGTLHQ; this is translated from the coding sequence ATGGAAAAGATCGTTAAACCCGTCTCCGGCTATCTGGCCATCGTTCTTGGCATTATTGCCTTCCTTGCAGCTGTCTACCTGTTTCTGGTAGGAACGCAAACAGGTACAGGCATTTTTACATTGCTGGGAATCGTCTTTTTTATCGCGTTCGTCTTCACTGTAAAAGGCATTATTATAGTGAACCCCAATCACTCACGCGTACTGACCTTCTTTGGTAAGTATATCGGTACCGTAAAAGAAAACGGCTTAATGTGGGTAAACCCCTTCTACAAAACAGCCCATCTTTCCCTGAGAGCGCACAACCATAATGGTCAGCAGCTGAAAGTGAATGATAAGATGGGGAACCCCATCGAAATTGCCGCTGTAACTGTATGGCGGGTTACCGATACGTATAAGTCATCATTTGAGGTGGATAACTATCTGCAGTATGTGAATGTGCAGAGTGAAGCGGCTGTACGCCACCTGGCGGTAAGCTATTCTTATGACAGAATGGAAGATACCGACGTTGATACGGATATCACCCTGCGTGATGGCGGCGACAAGGTAAATGAGATGCTGGAAAAAGAATTGAACGAACGCCTGAGTCCTGCCGGTATCACAGTACTGGAAGCACGTATCAGTCACCTGGCTTATGCACCTGAAATCGCCGGCGCAATGCTGCAACGTCAGCAGGCGACAGCTATCGTAGCTGCACGTACTAAGATCGTAGAAGGCGCTGTAGGCATGGTAGAACTGGCACTCGACAGATTATCACAAAAGGAAATCGTAGTTTTGGACGAGGAGCGTAAAGCTGCCATGGTATCCAATCTGCTGGTAGTGCTTTGCGGCGAATCAAAAGTAGCGCCTGTTGTAAATACAGGTACCCTCCATCAATAA
- a CDS encoding M1 family metallopeptidase: MRKKSFRLALALGFMTAVAQAQNPGSNHGNRFEQLGTMIADPNMYRSASGAPGPKYWQQRADYDITATLDDEQQKLTGAETVTYFNNSPDPLTYIWLQLDENEHDLKSDNNSFDGSTMSERMSMRTVNGLLGNPGSKAFGVNIVKVTDESGKALPYTINQTMMRVDLPQTLQPGQKLRFKVEWWYNISDRMVQGGRGGYEYFPEDKNYLYTITQWYPRLAVYSDFQGWQNKQFTGRGEFALTFGNFHVSMNVPADHIVGATGECQNYKEVLTGAQYQRWQQAQTAKQPIEVVTLDEANKALTGHANARKTWVYEADNVRDFALVSSRRLVWDAMATNVEGKKVMAMSYYGPEAYPLYNRYSTKVVAHTVKTYSKHTIPYPYPVAISVEAANGMEYPMICFNYGRAEKDGTYSEATKNGMIGVIIHEVGHNFFPMIVNSDERQWTWMDEGLNTFCQFLTEQEWDNNFPSNRGPAYKITDYMKMPKDQLEPIMTNSEDISQFGPNAYAKPATALNILRETVMGRDLFDFAFREYARRWAFKHPTPADFFRTMEDASAVDLDWFWRGWFFGTEPVDISLDSVKWYRLDTKDPQISKAEAKAKYDRAADHISRARNKAAGMTFEVDKDTSLQDFYVKWNRFEVTPEDKSAYDAFTAGLTPEEKRLYESKKNFYELSFSNVGGLVMPLIIEWTFADGTKETDRISAYIWRKNENSVTKVFAKDKEVVSVKLDPLRETADIDETNNSWPRAAAPSRFELFRQSQGIRGASTGGNPMQKARK, translated from the coding sequence ATGAGAAAAAAATCCTTCAGACTGGCGCTTGCCCTGGGCTTTATGACGGCCGTGGCGCAGGCGCAGAATCCTGGCTCTAATCATGGTAACCGCTTTGAACAGCTGGGTACGATGATCGCAGATCCAAACATGTACCGTTCTGCTTCCGGCGCACCCGGACCAAAATACTGGCAGCAACGGGCTGACTACGACATTACTGCTACCCTGGATGATGAGCAGCAGAAGCTCACTGGTGCGGAAACCGTTACCTACTTTAACAATTCTCCCGATCCGCTGACCTATATCTGGTTACAGCTCGATGAGAATGAGCATGACCTGAAAAGCGACAACAACAGCTTTGATGGCAGTACCATGTCAGAAAGAATGAGCATGCGTACGGTAAACGGTTTACTCGGTAATCCAGGTAGCAAGGCTTTCGGTGTGAACATCGTAAAGGTAACTGACGAAAGTGGTAAGGCATTGCCTTATACCATCAATCAGACCATGATGCGTGTCGATCTGCCACAGACCCTGCAACCGGGCCAGAAGCTCCGTTTTAAGGTAGAGTGGTGGTACAATATCTCTGACCGTATGGTACAGGGTGGCCGCGGTGGTTATGAATACTTCCCGGAAGATAAAAACTACCTGTACACGATCACACAGTGGTATCCTCGTCTGGCAGTATATTCTGACTTCCAGGGATGGCAGAACAAGCAGTTCACCGGTCGTGGTGAATTTGCCCTGACCTTCGGAAACTTCCATGTGAGCATGAACGTACCGGCTGATCATATCGTAGGTGCTACCGGTGAATGCCAGAACTACAAAGAAGTACTGACCGGCGCACAATACCAGCGTTGGCAGCAGGCGCAGACTGCGAAACAACCTATCGAGGTAGTGACGCTGGATGAAGCGAATAAAGCACTGACAGGTCATGCGAATGCTCGTAAGACATGGGTATATGAGGCTGACAATGTACGTGACTTCGCCCTGGTATCTTCCCGCCGTCTGGTATGGGATGCAATGGCGACCAACGTGGAAGGCAAAAAAGTAATGGCGATGTCTTACTATGGGCCTGAAGCGTATCCACTGTACAACCGCTATTCTACTAAAGTAGTGGCGCATACTGTGAAGACTTATTCCAAACATACTATTCCGTACCCTTATCCTGTAGCGATCTCTGTAGAAGCTGCCAATGGTATGGAATATCCAATGATCTGCTTTAACTACGGTCGCGCAGAGAAAGACGGAACTTACTCTGAAGCTACCAAAAACGGTATGATCGGGGTGATTATCCACGAAGTTGGTCACAACTTCTTCCCGATGATCGTAAACTCTGACGAGCGTCAGTGGACATGGATGGACGAAGGTCTGAACACTTTCTGCCAGTTCCTGACAGAACAGGAGTGGGATAACAACTTCCCCTCCAACCGTGGTCCTGCTTACAAGATCACTGATTACATGAAGATGCCGAAAGATCAGCTGGAGCCTATCATGACTAACTCTGAAGATATCTCTCAGTTCGGTCCGAATGCATATGCTAAGCCAGCTACAGCGCTGAACATTCTGCGTGAGACAGTAATGGGCAGAGATCTGTTTGATTTCGCCTTCCGTGAGTATGCACGCCGATGGGCATTCAAACATCCGACACCTGCTGATTTCTTCCGTACAATGGAAGATGCATCTGCCGTTGACCTGGATTGGTTCTGGCGTGGATGGTTCTTCGGTACCGAACCAGTTGACATCTCTCTGGACAGCGTGAAATGGTATCGTCTTGACACCAAAGATCCACAGATCAGCAAAGCGGAAGCAAAAGCGAAGTATGACCGTGCTGCGGATCATATTTCCCGTGCACGTAACAAGGCTGCTGGTATGACTTTCGAAGTGGACAAGGATACAAGTCTGCAGGACTTCTATGTAAAATGGAACCGTTTCGAAGTAACCCCTGAAGATAAATCCGCTTACGATGCATTTACTGCCGGCCTGACACCTGAAGAAAAACGTTTGTATGAAAGCAAAAAGAATTTCTATGAACTGTCTTTTTCTAACGTAGGCGGACTGGTAATGCCGCTGATCATCGAATGGACATTTGCAGATGGTACAAAGGAAACAGACCGTATTTCTGCTTATATCTGGCGTAAAAATGAAAACAGTGTAACGAAAGTTTTCGCAAAGGATAAAGAAGTGGTAAGCGTTAAACTGGATCCATTGCGTGAGACAGCTGATATTGACGAGACTAACAATAGCTGGCCACGTGCAGCAGCTCCATCCCGCTTTGAGCTCTTCCGCCAGTCACAAGGCATACGTGGTGCATCCACAGGTGGCAACCCTATGCAGAAAGCGAGGAAATAG
- a CDS encoding choice-of-anchor X domain-containing protein, translating into MSNRLLPAGILLASMFLHACEDSKKKTPAKNIAAAAVLPEYERTPPIASNIQVKALKDPVNGNNVLLTATFPRGAVRENTLSFLVGDETLSLRDDGVDGDAKAEDGIFSLAISEDLNRFKEDLTAIQHANLEKLNKREHLFRWSGRSATLIDNIVRESPVKSLDFDRGATLDPDIFKLIPDPELKERSLMITDLGVIEDPTRTFNPCTKKGNPKGVWTFGHLITQMANTPSSGISVTAFIQSWLEKWLTTQTINADAVNARINMFNTVILPWVQKSNPGATVTLSNWKTFNIDPSLAPFRLLAIVNRLDLRGNSGYTVSNAGEGRFVFGVLNTNCNPLRFTTILEYGIPKNNCKELVDFAQQWYNLKNLVPGSAAYNNALQAITDQFTTAGTSPSKPNGSSLNQLRTNELAIGNPWELREFVISKKGVFDEVTVKQEPQLKFNRIAGATAANQLLLATYANGNEPSILDQTYAIQDIEVGTNFLGGKAHTLTPGHFWDAATAAGASRITNDTVRHILSLNTCSGCHGGEANTAVGNLINDPAGVFHAAFLQIAPQPFGVKPTLAAFLTGDPAQLDGLFRVTDPAGRPTGAPIKWTFNDLARRAEDLEQLVKTGCGKSRLESIVRVLTFKPLNFTH; encoded by the coding sequence ATGTCAAACCGATTATTACCGGCAGGTATCCTGTTGGCCTCAATGTTCCTTCACGCATGTGAAGACAGTAAAAAGAAAACACCCGCAAAGAATATTGCTGCTGCTGCAGTTTTACCGGAGTATGAACGCACTCCTCCTATTGCCAGCAATATCCAGGTGAAAGCCCTGAAGGACCCTGTAAATGGCAACAACGTACTGCTTACAGCGACTTTCCCCCGGGGAGCAGTAAGAGAAAACACACTTTCCTTTCTTGTTGGCGACGAAACCCTGAGTCTGCGCGACGATGGTGTAGACGGGGATGCAAAAGCGGAAGATGGTATCTTCTCCCTTGCGATCAGTGAAGACCTTAACCGGTTCAAAGAAGACCTGACCGCTATCCAGCATGCCAATCTGGAAAAACTGAACAAACGGGAACACCTCTTCAGATGGTCCGGCAGATCCGCTACCCTGATCGACAATATCGTCAGGGAAAGTCCGGTGAAAAGCCTCGATTTTGACAGAGGCGCTACACTCGATCCCGATATTTTCAAACTGATCCCTGATCCTGAACTGAAAGAACGTTCCCTGATGATCACGGACCTGGGGGTTATAGAAGATCCCACCCGGACATTCAACCCTTGTACAAAAAAGGGCAATCCTAAAGGGGTATGGACATTCGGGCACCTGATCACCCAGATGGCCAATACACCATCCTCCGGTATCAGCGTGACTGCCTTTATCCAGTCCTGGCTGGAAAAATGGCTGACCACACAGACGATCAATGCCGATGCGGTTAATGCCCGTATCAATATGTTCAATACCGTCATTCTCCCATGGGTACAGAAAAGTAATCCCGGCGCCACAGTGACGCTCAGCAACTGGAAAACCTTCAATATCGATCCTAGCCTGGCGCCTTTCCGCCTGCTGGCCATTGTAAACCGTCTCGACCTGCGTGGTAACAGCGGTTATACCGTAAGTAATGCCGGGGAAGGCCGTTTTGTATTTGGCGTATTGAATACCAACTGTAATCCGCTTCGTTTTACCACCATCCTGGAATATGGCATTCCGAAGAACAATTGTAAGGAATTAGTAGACTTTGCACAGCAGTGGTACAACCTCAAGAACCTGGTGCCTGGTTCGGCTGCCTATAATAACGCTTTACAGGCGATTACAGACCAGTTCACCACAGCGGGCACCAGTCCATCCAAACCGAACGGAAGCAGCTTAAATCAGCTTAGAACGAATGAACTTGCGATAGGTAATCCCTGGGAGCTGAGGGAGTTTGTTATCAGTAAAAAGGGCGTATTTGACGAGGTAACAGTTAAGCAGGAACCTCAACTGAAATTCAACAGGATTGCAGGGGCTACTGCTGCCAACCAGTTATTGCTTGCAACATATGCCAACGGTAATGAGCCTTCTATTCTCGACCAGACTTACGCGATACAGGATATTGAAGTAGGCACCAATTTCCTGGGTGGTAAAGCACATACCCTGACTCCTGGTCATTTCTGGGATGCGGCAACGGCTGCCGGCGCTTCCCGTATTACCAATGATACGGTAAGGCACATCCTTTCTCTAAATACCTGTAGCGGTTGTCACGGCGGAGAAGCCAATACGGCCGTGGGTAACCTGATCAATGATCCGGCTGGTGTCTTTCATGCTGCGTTCCTGCAGATAGCACCACAGCCATTCGGGGTCAAACCAACCCTGGCAGCCTTCCTGACCGGAGATCCGGCACAGTTGGACGGCTTGTTTCGCGTGACTGATCCTGCCGGCAGACCTACCGGTGCTCCGATCAAATGGACCTTCAATGACCTGGCCAGAAGAGCAGAAGACCTCGAACAGCTGGTAAAAACCGGTTGTGGTAAATCACGATTGGAGAGTATTGTCCGGGTACTGACATTCAAGCCGCTGAACTTCACACACTGA
- a CDS encoding SusC/RagA family TonB-linked outer membrane protein: MRSKLRFNKACVTAGVMLGLMLTEGIQTSYAAPMPLSSMRQQKQVRGVVRDKNGNPIPGVNVLVKNGAAGTATGPDGKFVISVKSPTDILVFRFIGYLTQEVPVGEQSSIDVTLLEDVANINEVVVTALGIRKEARSNGYAVSKVQGADMTKAREISVANALVGRVAGVNSAPPATGPGGSSRVTIRGNSSLSGNNQPLYVVNGVPMNNANLGSAGKWGGTDLGDGISSINPDDIEDMTILKGAAASALYGQRGVNGVILITTKSGKAGQMRVELNSNVTVEKVNDFFDFQDVYGQGIKGAKPTDQQSALNSGLSSWGSKLDGSSTTLFDGKAHPYSKQGNHIKDFYKTGATYSNTLSISGGSDKTTYRVALGDLRSKGVYPNTEYIRDNVNIDVNYKLSDKFSGQTNVIYAKEITNNRSNLSDAPGNGNYGIAFLPANVAASYLEPGYDGQFKELVYSSDLFSTNPFFAANRFRNNTKKDRVIGVTSLRYTPLPWLFVQARVANDYFGFNATSITPTGTAYRPAGSLDLERNRQFNETNVDALLGINKEITNKLNLSFTAGANLLKKVDKVNDVTASNFAFPFVYNPATAATKNSTIIQYNKQVQSVYGSLELSWASTLYLTVTDRNDWSSTLPKKNNSYNYPSVSGSYVFSENIKTNWLSFGKIRAGYAQVGGDADEYKTALYYSTLGNTVNGVPLGDIDNKIPNKELKPLKVKEIEVGAELKLFDNRLFGDFSWYNKQASNDIVTATVSSGSGYTSALVNVGKLENKGIEAMIGGTPVKTANFSWTTTFNFAHNKNKVIQLAEGQASMLVEGGESRTEDGFINHVVGLPYSQIMVYDFKRNAKGELIVDASGVPQRTDALIAAGSGVAPYTGGWSNELSYGKFHLSFLIDFKSGGKIYSGTNANAYSYGLHKETLAGREGGVVVTGVTESGDAKTTTVVADDYYSRLSSISALQVYKSDFIKFRSLALTYDFSRAALHEKLNGISISLVGRNLFYIKKSTPNIDPESNYSNSNAQGLEYAGLPTTRSIGVNLNVKF; this comes from the coding sequence ATGAGAAGTAAACTACGCTTTAACAAAGCATGCGTTACTGCAGGAGTAATGCTCGGTCTGATGCTTACGGAAGGCATACAGACCTCATACGCAGCTCCTATGCCCCTCTCCAGCATGAGGCAGCAGAAGCAGGTAAGGGGTGTCGTTAGGGACAAAAACGGCAATCCCATCCCAGGTGTCAACGTTCTGGTAAAAAACGGCGCAGCAGGAACTGCTACCGGACCAGACGGAAAATTTGTTATCTCTGTTAAATCCCCTACTGACATTCTCGTATTCAGATTCATCGGCTATCTCACACAGGAAGTACCGGTCGGCGAACAAAGTTCTATTGATGTAACCCTGCTCGAAGATGTTGCTAACATTAATGAAGTTGTAGTAACAGCATTGGGTATACGTAAAGAAGCGCGTAGCAATGGTTACGCCGTATCAAAAGTACAGGGCGCTGATATGACCAAAGCAAGAGAGATCAGCGTAGCCAATGCACTGGTAGGCCGCGTAGCCGGTGTGAACAGTGCTCCTCCTGCTACAGGTCCGGGTGGTTCTTCCCGCGTAACAATCAGAGGTAACTCTTCCCTGAGTGGTAACAACCAGCCGCTGTACGTAGTGAACGGTGTTCCTATGAACAACGCGAACCTCGGTTCTGCTGGTAAATGGGGTGGTACTGACCTTGGTGATGGTATCTCCAGCATTAACCCGGATGATATCGAAGATATGACCATCCTGAAAGGAGCAGCAGCATCTGCATTATACGGTCAGCGTGGTGTAAACGGCGTTATCCTGATCACTACCAAATCAGGTAAAGCAGGTCAGATGCGCGTTGAACTGAACAGCAACGTAACCGTTGAAAAAGTAAATGACTTCTTCGATTTCCAGGACGTATATGGTCAGGGTATCAAAGGCGCAAAACCTACCGATCAGCAGTCAGCACTGAACAGTGGCTTGTCTAGCTGGGGTAGCAAACTGGATGGTTCTTCCACTACATTATTTGATGGTAAAGCACATCCTTACTCCAAACAGGGTAACCATATTAAAGACTTCTATAAAACAGGCGCTACTTACAGCAACACGTTATCCATCTCAGGCGGTAGTGATAAAACCACTTACCGTGTGGCATTGGGCGACCTGCGCAGCAAGGGCGTTTACCCAAATACAGAGTATATCCGCGATAACGTAAACATTGATGTCAACTATAAGTTATCTGACAAATTCAGCGGACAGACCAATGTTATTTACGCGAAAGAAATTACCAATAACCGTTCTAACCTGAGTGATGCTCCTGGTAACGGTAACTATGGTATCGCATTCCTGCCGGCCAACGTAGCTGCCAGTTACCTGGAACCAGGTTATGACGGACAGTTTAAAGAACTGGTATATAGCAGCGACCTTTTCAGTACGAATCCTTTCTTTGCAGCAAACCGCTTCAGGAACAATACAAAGAAAGACCGTGTTATCGGCGTAACCAGTTTACGTTATACGCCTTTACCATGGTTATTTGTACAGGCTCGCGTAGCGAATGACTACTTTGGTTTCAATGCTACTTCCATCACTCCTACCGGTACTGCTTACCGCCCTGCGGGAAGCCTGGACCTGGAGCGTAACCGCCAGTTCAATGAAACCAACGTGGACGCGTTACTGGGTATCAACAAAGAAATCACCAACAAGTTAAACCTGAGCTTCACTGCCGGCGCCAACCTGTTAAAGAAGGTGGACAAGGTAAATGATGTTACTGCCTCCAATTTTGCTTTCCCATTTGTTTACAACCCGGCTACTGCTGCTACGAAGAACAGTACCATCATACAATACAATAAACAGGTACAGTCCGTATACGGATCATTGGAATTGTCCTGGGCCAGCACTTTATATCTGACGGTTACTGACCGTAACGACTGGAGTAGTACACTGCCTAAGAAAAATAATTCCTATAACTATCCATCTGTAAGTGGTTCCTATGTTTTCTCTGAAAACATTAAGACCAACTGGCTCAGCTTTGGTAAGATCAGAGCAGGTTATGCACAGGTAGGTGGTGATGCGGATGAATATAAAACTGCGCTGTACTACAGCACACTGGGAAATACTGTCAATGGCGTACCACTGGGCGACATCGACAACAAAATTCCTAACAAAGAACTGAAACCACTCAAAGTAAAAGAAATAGAAGTAGGCGCTGAACTGAAACTGTTTGACAATCGTTTATTTGGTGATTTCAGCTGGTACAACAAACAGGCTTCTAATGACATCGTAACGGCTACAGTATCTTCCGGATCTGGTTACACCAGCGCGCTGGTGAACGTAGGTAAACTGGAAAACAAAGGTATTGAAGCGATGATCGGTGGTACACCTGTGAAGACAGCTAACTTCTCCTGGACGACTACGTTCAACTTTGCCCACAACAAAAACAAAGTAATACAGCTGGCAGAAGGTCAGGCATCTATGCTGGTGGAAGGTGGTGAATCCCGCACGGAAGATGGTTTCATCAACCACGTGGTAGGACTGCCATATTCACAGATCATGGTGTATGACTTCAAACGTAACGCGAAAGGAGAATTGATCGTAGATGCATCAGGTGTTCCTCAGCGTACAGACGCACTGATCGCAGCTGGTTCAGGCGTAGCGCCTTACACTGGTGGCTGGAGCAACGAACTGTCTTATGGCAAGTTCCACCTGAGCTTCCTGATCGACTTCAAATCAGGTGGTAAAATCTATTCCGGTACCAATGCCAACGCTTATAGCTATGGTCTGCACAAAGAGACACTGGCAGGACGTGAAGGCGGTGTTGTAGTAACCGGTGTAACTGAAAGTGGCGACGCAAAAACAACGACTGTTGTGGCGGACGACTACTACTCAAGACTGTCCAGCATCTCTGCATTGCAGGTATATAAATCAGACTTCATCAAATTCCGTTCACTGGCACTGACATATGACTTTTCCAGAGCAGCACTGCACGAAAAACTGAATGGTATCAGCATCTCTCTGGTAGGACGTAACCTTTTCTACATCAAGAAATCAACGCCTAACATCGATCCTGAATCCAACTACAGCAACAGCAACGCACAGGGTCTGGAATATGCAGGTCTGCCTACTACCCGTTCTATCGGTGTGAACCTGAATGTTAAATTCTAA